A window of Bacteroidota bacterium genomic DNA:
GTGGCGCGGGAGGCTGTCCACGATGGTCGTATGCCGAAACGTTACGGGCAAGCCCGTCATGAACGCCTCGATGGCCGCCTTCGCGTACGGCGGCTTCATGTCGTCCGGGAGCACGTCCTGGGCGTACTTCCCGACCACGTCGGGCGGCAGCAGCGCCGTGGGAAACAGGTCCGGGACATGGAAGTCGCGGATGAGCCCCGTGCTATCGATCCGGACGATGGCGTCCGGGAGCGCCTCGATGAGCGCCCGCAGCCGCGCCTCACTCTCGCGCAGGGACACAACGTTATGTCCAGGAGCCTCGTCGCAGTCGAAGCGCGCCCACGCCCGGGCGAGCGTCCGCTCCACGGTAGCAGCGTCGGCGTTCGCGGCGAGCACCTCGGCGGCCCCGGCCCGCAACGCCCGCAGTTCGCGGGCCTCTGCGTTCTCGTCACCCAGCAGCGCCACCACAGGGGCTAGCCCGCTTGCGGCGTTGAGTGCTGCCTTGAGCGCACTGCCGACGCCCGTGCCAGGGGCGACAACCACCGTGGGCGTGCCCGCCGCGAGTGCCTGTCGTAGCGGTTCCGCGTCGGTGTAGGCGTCCGTCGGGTAGACGCTCGCTAGCGCCTCCGGCGGTGCCCCATCATGTGCAGCAGCAGGCGCAAACCAGGCGAGGCGTCCGACGGGTTCCATGCGGAGGGGGCGTGGGTCTAAGGTCCAGAGTCGCAGGTCGGCTCCCCCTGTCTCGCTCCCCCCCTAAGGGGTCGCGAAACTGTCCCCCTCACGCACGAGGGGGACAGCCTGAGGAGCGGAGCGAACGTACGTGAGCGGAGGCGACGCAGGACAGGGGGAGCTGACGAGGCCCATCAGTCGCGGCGGCGTCCGCGTCCTCGGCCCCGGTCGTTGTCGCGGCGGCTCTTGCGCTTTTCCTTCGGGTCGTCGTCGAGGAGGTCGTCGGCAACCTCAGGGGTGTAGGCGTCCTCTGCGTCTTCGCCGTCGGGCGTGAGGAGCGTGGCGGGCTTGCCGTGGAGCGAGGCGCGGTAGAACTCGTCGAGGAGCAGCGCCAGGACTTCCGGCTCGCCCTCCTTGACGAGGTTCTGCACGAGCGGGATGAAGCGGCCGATGCGCTCCTGCTCCAGGCGCGAGAGCTCGCGGTAGGCGTCTTCCAGCTGCGCGAGCGTTCGCTCAGCCACCTTGGCGGCCACGTCCTCGTCGGTCGGGATCTCGATCTTCTCGAAGTCGATCTCGTACTTCCGCTCGACGATCTTGAGTTGGTTGATGTCCTCCTTCGTGGTGAGCGTGACCGCGACGCCGGTGTTGCCCGCGCGGGCGGTGCGCCCGGCGCGGTGGATGTAGTACTCCCGGTCCTGCGGGACGTCGTACTGGAAGACGTGGCTCAGGTCCGAGATGTCGATCCCGCGCGCGGCCACGTCCGTGGCGATGAGGAAGCGAAGTTCGCCGTCGCGGAGGCGCTGCATCGTCTTCTCGCGCTGCTTCTGCGAGAAGTCCGACGAGATCGGCGCGGCGTCGTAGCCGAAGTTGGCGAGGAACTGCGCGAGGTAGTCCACGTCGCGCTTGGTGTTGGCGAAGATGATCGCGCTCTCGGGGTTCTCCAGCTCGATGAGCCGGGCGAGGACGCGGTCCTTCTCCATCTGCGTCACGTGCACGTAGCGGTGCGTCATCGCGTCGACGTGGACGGTGCCACCGGAGACGCCGATGAAGCTCGGCTCGCGCAGGAACTCGCGGGCGACGCGCTGCACGCTGTTCGGCATCGTAGCCGAGAACATGTGGCTCATGCGGTCGTCGGGGAGGAAACGCTTGAGCTGCCTCATCGCCGGGTAGAAGCCCATCGAGAGCATCTCGTCGGCCTCGTCGAGGATGAGCACGCGGAGCGCGTCGAGGCTGAGCGTGCCTTTGTCGAGGTGGTCGAGGATGCGCCCCGGCGTGCCGATGACGAGGTGGGCGCCGGCCTTGAACGCCTCGATCTGCGGGCCGTACTTCGTGCCGCCGTAGACGGCCACCACGCGGAAGCGCTCGTCCTCGGGCTGGGCGTTGTTCATCTTTTCGAACTCCTCGAAGATCTGCCGCGCC
This region includes:
- a CDS encoding DEAD/DEAH box helicase, translated to MSRTFVIDLTSKAQAEAKGEDANQSPFPEPSPELPEATTESVPSFLQTGLEGLGWDSLMPVQAKTIPYMLEGHDLVVQSRTGSGKTGAFLLPLLDLLMPDEAATQALVLCPTRELARQIFEEFEKMNNAQPEDERFRVVAVYGGTKYGPQIEAFKAGAHLVIGTPGRILDHLDKGTLSLDALRVLILDEADEMLSMGFYPAMRQLKRFLPDDRMSHMFSATMPNSVQRVAREFLREPSFIGVSGGTVHVDAMTHRYVHVTQMEKDRVLARLIELENPESAIIFANTKRDVDYLAQFLANFGYDAAPISSDFSQKQREKTMQRLRDGELRFLIATDVAARGIDISDLSHVFQYDVPQDREYYIHRAGRTARAGNTGVAVTLTTKEDINQLKIVERKYEIDFEKIEIPTDEDVAAKVAERTLAQLEDAYRELSRLEQERIGRFIPLVQNLVKEGEPEVLALLLDEFYRASLHGKPATLLTPDGEDAEDAYTPEVADDLLDDDPKEKRKSRRDNDRGRGRGRRRD